GATAACAGTAATGTCTTATTAGCCTATTCTTACGCCAAGGCCAATGCTAAGTATCAAGCGCCCATGTCCCTAACTGCAATCAAGCGAAAAGGAAGTCAGCACCGAGACCAAGACATGAGCCCAGGGGCTAATTATGCTTCCAGTACCAGTATTAGGAAGGCTCTACTGGAAGATCAGGTAGATTGCCGTCAGCTCGACTGGCTGATGCCTAAGGCGATGGTGGAAAAGCTTGAATTAGTCAATTATGACAGTTCTTGGTCAGTTTTGTACCCCTTATTGCGTTATAAAATCTTATCTGAATCCCGTCAAAAGCTGGCAGACTATTATCAAGTTTACGAAGGAATTGAAAAAAAATTTATTGAATCCGCCCGGCGGGAGACCTGCTATGCCGATTTTCTCAATCGGGTTACCAATAAAAAATGGTCTAAGTACCGGATCCAACGGGCGCTCTTGATGATTTTTTTAGGGGTTTCTGACCAGGAAATGCAGGATCATTTAAAAAAACGTCAACCTCTCTATCTTTTAGGGGCTAATGCTAGGGGAAGAAAATATTTAAAAGGCTTAGAAATTACAGATCCATCTTCTTATGCTATGATAAACCGTGTAGGCAAGGATGAAAGTAAGGCCTGGCCTTTATGGATTCGTGTGGATGAAATCTATCAGCAAGTAGTTATGAAAAGTAAAGAAAGTCAACTTTTCGCTCATCCTCCGATCATGTTATAAAAAATAGTGGAAAGGGAGCAAGTAGAGAAAAAGATTGTCAAGGAAATAACATTGACAAAGCGATTGAAAATCGGTATAATTTTTCTTGTTGCTTAATGGTGGTCAATGATGAAATGGTCTTTTCAAGAACTCCGTATAAAAGCCCAAGATCCCTTAAAGGTTGATAAGACCTTGGACCTTAAAGCTGATTTAATGAATAAAAATCAAGAAGTCCTCGACTTATCACCAGTAAAGGTTCAAGGGTATTTGATATACGACGATCATACAGTATTGGCTCAATTAGAAATAGCTTTAACTATAACGCTCCCATCTTCACGGTCTCTTGAACCGGTAGATGTGGCAATGCAGTTTCCAATTCGAGAACGCTATATTGAATCAGGTTGGCAAAGTGAACTTGTCCAAGACGAGGACAACTTAGTCATTGAACTTGAGGATAATACAGTGGATTTGGGGAGGGCCATTGTTGATAATATCATCACACATATCCCTCTTAAACGATTGACGCCTGATGAGTTGGAAGCAACAGAATTACCATCTGGCGACGATTGGAATTTAATGACAGAAGCTTCATTTCAAAATGATGAAAAAAAATCGGATCAAATCGATCCTCGCTTTGCCAAGTTGAAGGATCTATTGAGCGATAATACTTCTGAATCATAATCTGAAACTAATTAGGAGGTGTAATGGAGATGGCAGTACCAAAACGTAAAACATCAAAACAAAGAAAACGCAAACGCCGTACTCATTACAAGTTGGAAGTTCCAGGAATGGTTACTTGTCCAAATTGTGGTGAATACCGTAAGTCACATCATGTCTGCCCAAGTTGTGGATACTACGATGGCCAAGACGTGATGTCTAATAATGAAGATGCAGAATAATGATTCTGCTGTGAGAGGTTGGGACATAAGTTCTGATCTCTTTTTTTATTTTTAGTTTATTACTCTCTTATCCGAGTCTTAAACAGTTTAGGTCTGTGGCTACTTAGCGAAAGGGCTTTTGCTTTTTTTGACTTTAGGTTAGTATATAGATGTCATTTTGAGAGAGCTGGCATTAGTCAGCCTATTTAATCAACCCAGTTTGTCCACTATTTTTTAGCCTTTACATACTAAGGAGGTCAGCCGATGTCGTTTTCATGGACAGAAATTATTATTTATCTTATGCCATTTTTAACTTTATTTTTAGCCCTTTATTTTCGTCAGTATTTAAATGATGGACGGCATATCCACTTGTTGCCCATCGATGTCATGCATCCTATACTATGGTTATGCTTCCATTATTTAACCGAGACCATTTTTTATTTTTCCTTACTTCCCTTGTATTTTATTATTTTAGGTATCCTGGGGCTTTGGGGCCTGTACCAGGAGGAAAAGCTGGAGGGAATTTTTTGCTGGACTCGTTTCTTTAGGAAACTCTCCAAACGTCTCTTTGTTCTGACCTCTATTTCTTACTTGCTCATGCTTATTGTCCGTTTTATCCAAGTTATCATCAAGTAGGTCTTTTTTGTAAATACTAGAGTGAATAGCTCAGGTGAGAAAGTAAATTCTGCTTTCTTGCTTGAGCTTTTTTGCTGCCTTTTTTAGAAAAGTGGAGGATGTGGTAAAAATTCAAAAATATTTGGGGAATAATGGAGGATTGTGGAGGATTGTGGTAAACTAATATTATCTTAGTAAGCTAGGCGGACCAGGGACACAGAAAGGCGAAAAATTATGTTAATGGGAGAATATAAACATAATATCGACAGCAAGGGTCGCCTGATTATGCCCGCTAAATTGCGCGATGATTTAGGGGAGCGTTTTGTAATTACTCGCGGCTTGGATGGCTGTATTTTTGGTTATCCGAAAGCTACCTGGGACCTGGTCCAGGAAAAGTTAAAACAACTTCCCTTAGCTAAGAAGGATGCCCGGGCCTTTACCCGTTTTTTTTACTCAGCTGCCCAAGAGGTAGAACTGGATAAGCAAGGGCGGATTAATATTCCCCAAACCTTGATCGATTTTGCTCATTTAGAAAAGGCCTGTCGCGTGATTGGTGTCAGTGAACGGATAGAAATCTGGGATGAAGGCCGCTGGCTAGCAGAAGCTGAGTCGCTTTCAGATAATTTTGAAGATATTGCAGAAAACCTGTTTGATTTTGGTCTTTAGGAGAAGGAGGCCCCTATGTCAGAAACATTTCATCATATTACGGTTCTTTTAAAAGAAACGGTTGATGCCTTAAATGTTAAAGAAGATGGTTCTTATGTCGATTGCACCTTGGGAGGCGGCGGTCATACCAGCTATCTCTTAAGTAAACTATCAGCCAAGGGTCGCCTTTATGCTTTTGACCAAGATATCCAGGCCATCAACCATGCTAAGGACCGCTTCGCTGATGCGATTGCAGCTGGGCAACTGACTTTGATCCATGCTAATTTTGCTCAGTTAGAAGAGCAACTTGCCCAAAGAGGCGTTAAGCAAGTTGACGGTATTCTTTATGACTTAGGCGTGTCTTCCCCGCAATTAGATGATAGAGAGCGGGGCTTTTCCTATAAGCAGGATGCTCCTTTAGATATGCGGATGGACCAAAGTCAATCATTGACTGCTAAAGAAGTGGTTAATGAATGGTCTTATGCCGATTTAGTTCGCATCCTCAAACGCTATGGTGAGGAAAAGTTTGCCAAGGCCATTGCGCGTAACATTGAAAACCACCGCCAAAAGGCAGCTATTACTCGGACAGCTGAATTAGTGGAAATTATCAAAGAAGCCATTCCCGCTCCCGCCCGCCGCAAGGGCGGTCACCCAGCTAAACGCAGTTTTCAAGCCATCCGTATTGCAGTCAATGACGAATTGGGAGCCATTGAAAGTTCCTTAAGTCAGGGTTTGCAATTGATAAAGGTTGAGGGGCGGATTGCAGCCATTAGTTTTCAGTCCTTGGAAGACCGAATTGTTAAGGTCATGTTTAAAGAGGCCAGCACTGTGGATAATCTTCCTAGCCAGTTGCCCTTATTGGAAAGCCAACTGCCCCAAGCTAAGTTTCGTCTAGTAAATAAAAAACCGATTTATCCCAGCCAGGAAGAATTAGACAAGAATTCACGGGCACAAAGCGCCAAGTTACGTGTCATTGAACGGGTATCGGAGTAATTTGAGAGGAGTCGTTAATGTGTCATCACCAGCACTTGAAAGAGAGAAAGCTAAACTTCAATATGCCCTGCCTAAGGAGGAAATTGATCATAGGTATAGTCATTCAGCAAAATCTTTAAATGGTCACTACCATGTAGAGACCTCTACTTTTTTTACGGGAAAAGATTTTTTGCTTTCAGCAGGAATGATTCTCTTTTTAATGGTGGCGATTTTTTGGCTGATTAATGCACGTTCATCAGTGGACGCTAAAAGACAAGAATTACAAAATGTGCAAAGAGAAACCCAGGCCTTAAAAACGGAAAAAGGTAATCTCCAACAAGAAGTTAATGAACTATCTAGTTATGAAAGAGTTATGCAGTATGCCAAGGACAACGGCTTGAAGCTAGAAGAAGAAAATATAAGGAATGTCACCAATGAAACATCAAAATAGCAAGCAAAACCGTTTACAATTTCTGCATATCATGATGCTTTTGGTTAGTTTTATTTTTGTCCTCTTTGTAGGGAGACTAGCTTATATCATGCTGGGTGGAGAAGTTGATGGGGTGGACTTAAGAGCAAGTGCACAGCAACAATATGGAAGAAGTAGTATTCAATTGGCTAAACGTGGGACCATCTATGATGTTGGTGGTAACGCGATAGCTACGGATGCTACTTCTTATAATTTATACGCTGTTTTAACCTCCGCTTGGGCCGATGAAGGCGCCGAACCCATCCATGTTCCTGATGATCAAAAAGAGCACACAGCAGAAGTTTTAAGTAAGCATATTGATATGTCAAAAGAAGACATCCTCAAACAATTAAACACGGAAAATGCCACTCAAATTGAATTTGGCCAAGCTGGGAAAAACCTTTCCTATGCGAAAATGCAAGAGATTCAAAATGAAAACCTGCAAGGGATCCACTTTGACCCCCAACCTTCCCGCCTATATCCCTCGGGAATCTTTGCCTCTCACGTGATTGGTTATGCCCAATTTCAAGAAGCGGAAAATCCCCTGGATAGTCGCCTCGTGGGGCAATTAGGCTTAGAGAAGAGCTTAGACTCCCATCTGGCAGGAAAGAATGCTATCAAAGACTACCAGGCTGGCCATGACCAAGTCGCTGTCAATGATGCCAATAGTGATGATAATGAAGCGGCTAACAGTGAAGCTAAAGATGGCTTAGATGTCTACACGACCATCGATACCCGTTTACAAACCTACCTAGAGGGTTTGATGTCTAACATCTATGATAATTACCATCCTGAATCGATGACAGCCATGTTGGTTGAGCCTTCTACTGGGAATGTTCTGGCAGCCAGCCAACGACCGACTTTTAACATGCAAACCCGCAAAGGGATTGAAGATATGTGGACCAATCTTTTGGTTGGTGAAGCCTTTGAACCCGGGTCGGTTATTAAGGTTTTGACCATTGCTGCTGCTATTGAAGAAGGGGTGTTTGATCCTGATGCTACCTATCAATCGGGGAGTATTATTGTGGATGGTATCCGCATTAGTGACTGGAATAAGGTCGGTTGGGGAACCATTACCCAGTTAGAAGGATTATCCCAATCATCTAACGTGCTTGTGGTAAAATTGGTTCAAGCCATGGGCTATGATACCTGGCATAAGTATATGGTGGAATTTGGCTTAACTCAGAAACCTAATTCAGGTTTCTCTGATGAGATAGCGGGTTCGATGAATTATGATGAAGAACTCCAAAAGGCCAATACCGCTTTTGGACAAGGAATCCAAGTCACTCCTTGGGCCTTAATGCAAGCTTATACCGCAGTCGGTAACGGTGGCAAGATGATGAAATTACATGTAATAGACCGCCTTGAAAAAGAAGATGGCAGTATTGAAGTTGTCAAACCAGAAGTGATTTCCTCACCGATTTCTGAAGAAACCGCTCAAAAAACCTTGAAAGCTTTGGAGTCCATCGTCTATGCCCCAACTGGTACTGGTAAAATCTATGATGTTGAAGGTACTCGTCTGGCGGTTAAGACCGGGACAGCAGAAATTTTTGATGAAAAAGCGGGGCGTTACTTATCTGGTGAATCGAATTATTTACATTCTGTTGTCGGCTTTGCACCTTCCGATCATCCCCAATACATTTTATACTTAACCCTAAAGAAACCATCTCCTTCAGCAGGAAAGTTGGCTCAGGTACAACTTTCAGAAATCTTTGTTCCCTTTATGAAAAGGGCGATGGAATATGGGAAGTTAGATCAATCCGACCAAGCGCATTTAACGGCAGTGCCTAATGTGGTTAACAGCAGTATCCAAAGTGGCCAGCAAACCATGCAGGGAAATGGCTTTGTCAACGTTGAAGTGATTGGTGACGGAGATAAGGTGATTGAACAATTTCCACAAGCGGGGACTAGACGATCTTTAGATAATCGTGTTTATCTCTTAACCAACGGGCATGTGGAAATGCCAAACTTCCTTGGCTTAGAAAAGACAGAAGCTATTACCTTAGCACGTTTGTTAGGAATTAATCTCAAAGTGAATGGTGAAGGTAAAGTGATCAGTCAAAATATAGAACCTGGCCGGCCGATTTCTGATGGCCAGGGGCTTACTGTAGAATTACAATAATGAGAACGGGAGAATCATTTATGCTATTTACCTTTATATTGAGTTTTGTAATAACGGTTATCTTAATACCGATCTTTATCCAATGGATGCATGCTAAACAATTTGGTCAGGAGATTTTAGCCATTGGTCCCAGCTGGCACAAGCAAAAAAGTGGCACCCCTACTATGGGAGGCTTAGTTTTCCTATTTGCTAGTTTGTTGGCCTTGACGATCCACAAACTTTGGAATCATTACTTTTCCCTTCCTCTGGTAATTCTAATGCTTTCCTTAGTTCTCTTCGCTGGGATCGGCTTTGTGGATGACTTTTTGAAAATTTTCAAAAAACAAAATGAAGGCCTAACATCGAAGCAAAAATTTTTATCCCAGCTTATGGCCTCGGCCGTTCTGATTCTGGCCATGTATTTTTCGGGGTTAAACTTTTCCTTACCGCTTCCCTTTGGCTTGAGTACTTCATCTATTTTAGTGGTCTTTATTTTTGCGGTTTTTTGGATCACCGGCTTTTCCAATGCATTCAACCTCACCGATGGAATTGACGGTTTAGCCAGTGGTAACGGGATTATTAGCCTAACTGCCTATCTCATTATCTTTTTAAAACAAGGGCAGATGGATCTGGCGCTCTTCAACGTTGCCTTGATTGCTTCTTTGTTTGGTTTTCTAATCTTTAATATGAAAACCGCTAAAGTCTTTATGGGTGACGCTGGTTCATTGGCAATTGGCGCTAGCTTAGCGGTGATTAGCTTAATGACTGGAAATCCTTGGAGTTTATTAGTTTTCGGTTTTATTTACGTCGTGGAAACGGCTAGTGTCATGATTCAAGTGACTTATTTCAAAAAGACTGGCAAGCGCATTTTCAAAATGACCCCCATCCACCATCATTTTGAAATGGAAGGCTGGAGTGAATGGAAAATTGACTTTGTTTTATGGGGCATTGCTGCAGCTTTAAGTGTTATCGGAATTTTTATTTTTTAGGAGTATATTATGGAGCAAACATCTAGTAAGCAAACAGTAAAGAATAAAAAGGTTTTGGTCTTAGGTTTGGCCAAAACGGGTCTGAGTGTGGTTAAGAAACTCGCTGCCGAAGGTGCGATTGTGACTGTCAATGATAAGCAGCCCCTAGATGAAAATAAAGCCGCCCAAGATCTTATTGAGCACAATGTTCGTATTATTTCTGGCTATCATCCTATTGAGCTCCTAGACGAGGACTTTGCTTTTATGGTCAAAAATCCTGGCATCCCTTATAGCAACCCCATGGTTCAAAGAGCCCAGGAGTTGAACTTACCGATTTATACCGATATCGAGCTTCTAGCCTGGTTTAACCAAGCGGAGGTCATTGGTATTACCGGATCAAATGGTAAGACAACCACTACCTCCTTATTGGGAGAGATCTTACAAGGCGCTAGGGAATTAACCGGAAAAACGGAAGTAGCCGGCAATATAGGAATACCGGCTTTAACCGCCAGCCAAGGATTAAGCAGTCAAGATCGTTTAGTATTGGAATTGTCCAGCTTTCAATTAATGGGAATTGAAACATTTCGTCCCCATATTGCAGCCATCATTGACCTCTACCCAACCCACTTAGACTATCATGGAAGTATTGAAAATTACCTCGCTGCCAAATGGCGGATTACTAAGAACCAAGGTCCAGACGATTACTTACTATTAAACTATGACCAAGAAATCCTTTGGCAAAAGGCTAAGGAAAGTTCTGCCCAAGTTATTCCGATTTCGATAGAAAGTGAGTTGGAAAAAGGGGCATGGTATAATGAAAAAGAAGGGACCCTAATGTGGGGGAGTGAGACGGTCTTAAAACGAGAAGACCTCTTCTTACCTGGTAAACACAATGTTCAGAATGCCTTAGTCGCTCTTGCTATCGCTAAATTATTAGGCGTAAGCAATGCAAGTATCCAAGCAGCTTGTTCACAATTCCATGGAGTCAAACACCGGATTCAATTTGTTGATCAAATAAAAGACCGCCGCTTTTACAATGATTCCAAGGCGACCAATAATGAAGCCAGCATCACAGCCTTACGCAGTTTTAAAGAGTCCTTAGTATGGATAGCTGGTGGCTTGGACCGAGGAAATGGTGTGGAAGAGCTATTAAAAGAGCTAGGTCATGTGCATGCCCTAGTAGCTATGGGAGAAACCCAGGATAAATTTATCGATCTCGCTAATAAGGCAGGAATTTCTCAAATTAGTGTCGCTAAAAATATTGAAGAGGCGACCCAAGCTGCTTACCGTTTAAGCCAGCCAGGAGATGTGATTCTTTTATCCCCTGCCTGTGCTTCTTGGGACCAATACCCTAATTTTGAAGTGCGTGGTCAACGCTTTATCGATGCAGTAGCAGAATTAAAGAATCAGGAAAGCTAAAAAGGAGTTTTACTATGCGAATCGTTTTATCTGGTGGTGGGACAGGCGGACATATTTATCCAGCCCTAGCACTGAGGAAAGAAATTTTAACGCAATACCCCCAAGCGGAATTCCTCTATATTGGAACAGAAAAGGGGCTTGAAGGGAAAATTGTTCCTAATTTGGGCATTGACTTTCAGACGATTAGAATCCAGGGGCTAAAACGCTCACTTTCTTTTGACAATGTGCGCACTCTAGCCTACATGGTCAAAAGTATTCATCAATGTAAAAAATATTTAAAAGCTTTCCAACCAGATGTGGTGATTGGAACAGGTGGTTATGTTTGTGCACCGGTTCTTTACCAAGCCGCTAAGATGAAAATTCCAACGATTATTCATGAACAAAATAGTGTTGCTGGGGTCACTAATAAGTTTCTCAGTCGCTATGTTGATAAAATTTGTATTTGCTATTCTGAGGTCAAGGAAGATTTTAAACATCACAATAATAAGGTGGTCTTTACGGGAAACCCTAGGGCCCAAGAATTAGCTGGAGATTCTTCTCAAGTTGATTTAGAAAGTTTTCACTTAGATAATGACCTGCCTACAGTGCTTATATTTGGCGGAAGCCGGGGGGCACAACGGATCAATGAAGTGGTTTTGGACATGGTAGGTGAACTACAACACCGGTCCTATCAAAGTATCATCGCCACTGGAGATATTTACTATGAGGATTGGCAAGCTCGCTTTCCTAATATGGAGAACTTTTCCAATGTTAGAATCCTGCCGTATATCAATAATATGCCTGAACTTATGCGTAAGGTAGACTTAGTTGTTTGTCGGAGTGGAGCAACGACGCTTACTGAACTGACGGCAGTCGGTACACCAAGTATCTTGATTCCTAGTCCTAATGTAACTAATAACCACCAACAGCATAACGCTGAAAGTTTGGTCAACAATCAGGCTGCCAAAATGATCCTAGAAAAAGACCTCAGCCCTAAACGCTTACTGCAAACTATTGATGAACTAATGACCAATCCGGGTAAGCGCATCCAAATGAGCCACCAAGCAAAAAACTTAGGCGTCCCTGATGCTAGTGATCGGATTATTCAAGTCATTAAAGATCTGCTCTAAAGGAGGTTATTATGGTTGATTGGGATAAGGAAGCCCGACGCTTTCGTCAACGGCGTCAAGAGGCCGAGAAGCAGGAAGAATTGGCCTCAAGTGAAGGGCAAGCCGATGAGTCCAGTGATGACCCTGGACTAAGTCAAGTGCATCCGCAAAAACACTTAGGGCTAAAAGATAAGCAACAAGGCCTGCCAAATGAAGAAGAGGGAAAGGGCGAAGATTCCACTAAAGATCAAGAGCAAAAGCACAAAAAGACTTTTAATTATAGAAAGTATATCAATTGGACCTATTTATCCCGGTCAAAGAACAAAAAAGTGCAGTTAAAATCAGTCTCGTGGGCACGATTGATTTTAGCTGCTGCTTTCCTTTTTATGATTATTTTTAGTGTCCTTTGGCTTTCACCACTTAACCGTATCGCTGCAATTGAAGTAAGTGGGAATAATATTGTCCCCCAAGAGCAGATTCTCTATGGATCAGGCTTACGGGAAAATATGACCTATCTAGGGATTGAATCAAAAACCGGGGTGGTGGATAACCGCTTAAAACAATTGTTCCCCAGTGTCCGCAGTGTTCAGCTGAATGCTAAGGGAAATCGAACGGTCGAAGTTAATGTCCAAGAATTCCGTGCCATTGGCTATGTGAAGAAACAAGATTTTTATTATCCCGTTTTGGAAAATCATATTATTCTTGATGGGGCTATTCCTTATCTTGACCAGGATATTCCCCTCTTTACGAGTTTTGAAGACCAAGAACTTCTTCACCTGGCCAACCAACTTTCCAAATTGTCTGATGACTTACTGGCTAAGATTAATGAGGTTGTGAATATTAGCGATGATAATTACCCTAACCATATTGCTTTAAAAATGGAAGATGGTAATATCGTGGTAGGTTTTATCGATAGTATCGCTGACCGGATGCAGTATTATGAGCAAATCGTTAGTGAATTAGAAGGAAAAACCGGGGTAATTAATATGGAAGTAGGGAGCTATTTCCAAGAAAAGAATCCCCTCAACGATCCTTTTGTGAGTCCGGAGGAAAAAGCTTCCTACCAAGAAAAAGTGGACCAGGTAAAGGAAAAGTCTAAAGAAAAGCAGTCAAAGGCTGATAAGCATAGCAGCGAGTCTAAGCCAGGAGATAAACCTAAGCCAAGAGGAGAGCAAAGCGGAGCAAGTGAGGAAGGGACTTCTTCACAAAGGCAAACTAGTAGTCAGTCCAACCCTAGACCCGGCACTAATTCGAGCCAGCAGTCATCAACAGTGACTCAGACTAGGTCAAGTAATTCTTAGAATTTATCTATTAAATTGGATTGAAAAAACGGACATGTCTCTTATACAATGATTAAAAACAATTAATAGTCCTATTTGCTGGCCAAGTGGTAGAAGTAAAAAGGCCGATTACTAACAAATTCGTTTCGTCTTAATAGGATTTATGTTAAAATTAATTGCGATATAGTCATATCTAATACTTATAGAATTAAATAGGAGGTTTCAATCATATGGTTCAACCCAAAACATATGTAGGATTAGACATTGGAACCACTTCCGTCAAAGTCGTTGTTGCCGAAAATGTTAATCAACGTTTAAATATTATCGGTGTTGGTAGTCAACGCTCTGAAGGCCTAAGCCGAGGAGTTATTGTTGATATTGATAAAACCGTCGAAGCGATTAGAAGTGCAGTAAACCAAGCCGAACAGAAAGCTAACATACAAATTGATCGAGTGGTTGTCGGCGTTCCAAGTAATCAAATTAATATTGAACCTTGTTACGGAATGATTGCCGTTTCAGGAGAAAATCGAGAAATCACCGACAAGGACGTCTACAATGTCTTATCAGCAGCTAAAGTGAGAGCTGTACCCCCCGAGAGAGAAATTATATCAGTTGTTCCTGAAGAATTTATCGTTGATGGTTTTGATGGCATTCGCGACCCACGTGGTATGATTGGCGTTCGTTTAGAATTATACGCCAGCATGATCACCGGGCCCAAAACCATCATTCACAACATTAAACGTTGTGTTGATAAAGCTGGTCTCATTGTTGATGACCTAGTTGTTCAACCCTTGGCCAATGGTCAAGTGGCCTTATCTGAAGATGAACGCGATTTTGGAACTATTATCATCGACATGGGTGGCGGGCAATCTACAGCCAGTGTGATTCATGAAGGTCAATTAAAATTCTCTTATGTTGATCAAGAAGGTGGAGAATATGTTTCAAAAGATATTTCCACTATACTCAATACGACTTTAGAAAATGCTGAACGTATTAAATTAGAATATGGCTACGCAAAATCAGACGTTACCAGTCCTGATGAATATTTCCCAGTTGAAACGATCGGGAAAAAAGACCCTGTTCGTGTTGATGAACAGTATCTTGCAGAAATTATTGAAGCACGTTTACAACAAA
This genomic stretch from Aerococcus mictus harbors:
- the murG gene encoding undecaprenyldiphospho-muramoylpentapeptide beta-N-acetylglucosaminyltransferase, with the protein product MRIVLSGGGTGGHIYPALALRKEILTQYPQAEFLYIGTEKGLEGKIVPNLGIDFQTIRIQGLKRSLSFDNVRTLAYMVKSIHQCKKYLKAFQPDVVIGTGGYVCAPVLYQAAKMKIPTIIHEQNSVAGVTNKFLSRYVDKICICYSEVKEDFKHHNNKVVFTGNPRAQELAGDSSQVDLESFHLDNDLPTVLIFGGSRGAQRINEVVLDMVGELQHRSYQSIIATGDIYYEDWQARFPNMENFSNVRILPYINNMPELMRKVDLVVCRSGATTLTELTAVGTPSILIPSPNVTNNHQQHNAESLVNNQAAKMILEKDLSPKRLLQTIDELMTNPGKRIQMSHQAKNLGVPDASDRIIQVIKDLL
- a CDS encoding cell division protein FtsQ/DivIB; its protein translation is MVDWDKEARRFRQRRQEAEKQEELASSEGQADESSDDPGLSQVHPQKHLGLKDKQQGLPNEEEGKGEDSTKDQEQKHKKTFNYRKYINWTYLSRSKNKKVQLKSVSWARLILAAAFLFMIIFSVLWLSPLNRIAAIEVSGNNIVPQEQILYGSGLRENMTYLGIESKTGVVDNRLKQLFPSVRSVQLNAKGNRTVEVNVQEFRAIGYVKKQDFYYPVLENHIILDGAIPYLDQDIPLFTSFEDQELLHLANQLSKLSDDLLAKINEVVNISDDNYPNHIALKMEDGNIVVGFIDSIADRMQYYEQIVSELEGKTGVINMEVGSYFQEKNPLNDPFVSPEEKASYQEKVDQVKEKSKEKQSKADKHSSESKPGDKPKPRGEQSGASEEGTSSQRQTSSQSNPRPGTNSSQQSSTVTQTRSSNS
- the ftsA gene encoding cell division protein FtsA, with amino-acid sequence MVQPKTYVGLDIGTTSVKVVVAENVNQRLNIIGVGSQRSEGLSRGVIVDIDKTVEAIRSAVNQAEQKANIQIDRVVVGVPSNQINIEPCYGMIAVSGENREITDKDVYNVLSAAKVRAVPPEREIISVVPEEFIVDGFDGIRDPRGMIGVRLELYASMITGPKTIIHNIKRCVDKAGLIVDDLVVQPLANGQVALSEDERDFGTIIIDMGGGQSTASVIHEGQLKFSYVDQEGGEYVSKDISTILNTTLENAERIKLEYGYAKSDVTSPDEYFPVETIGKKDPVRVDEQYLAEIIEARLQQIFETLKKALDQVEAFELPGGVVITGGAASLPGLVDLAEEMFGTDVRFYIPEQVGLRNPSFTTAYGVVAYAAKLPDIYHVAQGKTHSVNSNQSKPSYQASNQALHQEAVVDEPTYKDSVTNDERDVYATAEDAGQEYQDDNQEDEGFLQKIRQVFDDMFS